The proteins below are encoded in one region of Ursus arctos isolate Adak ecotype North America unplaced genomic scaffold, UrsArc2.0 scaffold_24, whole genome shotgun sequence:
- the GEMIN4 gene encoding gem-associated protein 4 isoform X1 → MDLGPVNICEEMTILHGGFLLAEQLFHPKALTELTKSDWERVGRPIVEALREISSATACSQPFAWKKKALIIIWAKVLQPYPVTPSDADTRWQEDVFFSVGNMIPTINHTVLFELLKSLEASGLFIQLLMALPTTICRAELERFLEHMSIDTSSKDVAFFLSVWWEMMKHKGNQQDPLLSQFRTMAHKYLSSSDEFSHPPKRFKSDPDVCPTMPLLAMLLTGLKQIQNRILCPGMKCCALANLADMLTVFALMEDDPQEVSATVYLDKLATVISVWNADTQNPYHQQALAEKVKEAERDISLTSLAKLPSETIFIGFEFMCSLLREWGEELQAMLNGSQGTNYDSYRLCDSLTSFSQNLKLYLASTSLSKEERQVVSELAECVGDFLRKTTRVLKNKGFEKDITASIAMAIIEQKMDRHMEMCYIFASEKKWAFSEEWLACLVNNRDLFREPDLVLKLLETVMEVTMTDRAIPESQIKQVIGLILECYADLSLPDKNKVLSGTLLSWGRKGLSEKLLAYLDGFQEDLNTTFNQLAQSASEQGLAKAVASVARLVILHPEMTVKKMCSMAVVNLGTHKFLAQILTAFPALRFMEEQGPNPSTTFVMSCLKETVWTKFSTPKEEKQFLELVGCLMNPVKPQGIPVAALLEPDEVLKEFVLPFLMLDVQEVDLSLKIFIQTLEANACLEEYWLQTCSPFPLIFSLCQLLDGFSKYWQLPKERRCLSLDGKDLVIHILEILCEIILANVETFSPDTWIKSLSWLHRKLEQLDWTVRLRMKTLFEGHFKCEVPATLFEICKLSEDEWTSQAHPGYGPGTGLLAWMECCYVSSSISEQMLSLLVVDVGNPEEVRLFSKGFLVVLVQVMPWCSPQEWQYLYRLTRRLLEKQLLHVPYSLEYIQFVPLLNLKPFAQELQLSVLFLRAFQFLCSQSCRNWLPMEGWSHVVKLLCNSLTDLLDSVRLIQSGGPWAQEQDLTQETLFFYTQVFCHVLHIMAMLHQEVCDPLYVLALEILTCYETLSKANPSGSSLLQKVNEQRFLKSIAENISPEERRQTLLQKISNF, encoded by the coding sequence GACCCGTGAATATCTGTGAGGAAATGACTATTCTGCATGGGGGCTTTTTGCTCGCCGAGCAGCTGTTCCACCCCAAAGCGCTGACAGAATTGACAAAGTCTGACTGGGAACGCGTTGGGCGGCCCATTGTGGAGGCCCTGAGGGAGATCTCCTCCGCCACAGCATGCTCCCAGCCCTTTGCCTGGAAGAAGAAAGCTCTGATCATCATCTGGGCCAAGGTTCTTCAGCCCTACCCTGTCACCCCGTCAGACGCTGACACTCGGTGGCAGGAAGATGTGTTCTTCTCAGTAGGCAACATGATCCCTACCATCAATCACACAGTCCTTTTTGAGCTGCTCAAGTCGCTGGAAGCTTCTGGACTCTTTATCCAGCTCCTGATGGCCCTGCCCACCACTATCTGCCGTGCAGAGCTGGAACGCTTTTTGGAGCACATGTCTATTGACACCTCTTCAAAGGATGTGGCCTTTTTCCTCAGCGTCTGGTGGGAAATGATGAAGCACAAGGGCAATCAGCAGGACCCCCTGCTCTCCCAGTTCAGAACAATGGCCCATAAGTACTTGTCCTCTTCAGATGAGTTCTCCCATCCTCCGAAGAGGTTTAAGTCAGACCCGGATGTGTGTCCCACTATGCCCCTGTTGGCCATGCTGCTCACTGGGCTGAAGCAAATCCAAAATCGAATCCTGTGCCCAGGGATGAAGTGCTGTGCATTGGCCAACTTGGCAGACATGCTGACCGTGTTTGCGCTGATGGAGGACGACCCCCAGGAAGTGTCTGCAACCGTGTATTTGGACAAACTGGCCACGGTGATCTCCGTGTGGAATGCGGACACCCAGAACCCGTACCACCAACAGGCGCTGGCGGAGAAGGTAAAGGAGGCGGAACGGGACATCAGCCTGACCTCCCTGGCCAAGCTTCCGAGCGAGACGATTTTCATCGGGTTTGAGTTCATGTGCAGCCTGCtgcgggagtggggggaggagctgcAGGCCATGCTCAACGGCAGCCAGGGGACAAATTATGACAGCTACCGGCTGTGCGACAGCCTGACCTCCTTCAGCCAGAACCTGAAGCTCTACCTGGCTTCTACCAGCCTGtccaaggaggagaggcaggtggTCTCAGAGCTGGCAGAGTGTGTTGGGGACTTCCTGAGGAAAACCACCAGGGTGCTGAAGAACAAGGGCTTTGAGAAGGACATCACTGCCTCCATTGCCATGGCCATTATTGAGCAGAAGATGGACCGGCATATGGAAATGTGCTACATTTTTGCTTCTGAGAAGAAGTGGGCCTTCTCGGAGGAGTGGCTAGCCTGTCTGGTGAACAACCGGGACCTCTTCCGAGAGCCAGACTTGGTGTTAAAGCTGCTGGAAACCGTGATGGAAGTTACCATGACAGACAGAGCCATCCCTGAATCTCAGATCAAACAAGTGATCGGCTTGATTCTAGAATGCTATGCAGACCTCTCGCTGCCAGATAAAAACAAAGTCCTCTCGGGCACCCTGCTCTCCTGGGGGCGGAAGGGTCTCTCTGAGAAGTTGTTGGCTTACTTGGATGGGTTTCAGGAGGACCTCAATACAACTTTTAACCAGCTCGCACAGAGTGCCTCTGAACAGGGCTTAGCTAAAGCTGTAGCTTCTGTGGCCCGCCTGGTGATATTGCACCCGGAGATGACAGTGAAGAAAATGTGCAGCATGGCTGTGGTCAATCTTGGCACCCACAAGTTCCTGGCTCAGATTCTCACTGCCTTCCCTGCCCTTAGGTTCATGGAAGAGCAGGGTCCAAATCCATCCACTACTTTTGTGATGTCATGCCTCAAAGAAACCGTCTGGACAAAGTTCTCCACacccaaagaagaaaagcaatttttGGAGCTCGTGGGCTGCCTGATGAACCCTGTGAAGCCCCAGGGTATCCCGGTCGCTGCTCTTTTGGAGCCAGATGAGGTGCTAAAGGAGTTCGTCCTGCCTTTCTTGATGCTGGATGTCCAAGAGGTGGACCTCAGTTTGAAGATCTTCATCCAGACTCTGGAAGCAAATGCATGTTTAGAGGAGTACTGGCTCCAGACGTGTTCTCCGTTCCCCCTCATCTTCAGCCTGTGCCAGCTCCTGGATGGCTTCAGCAAATACTGGCAGCTCCCCAAGGAGAGACGGTGCCTCTCTTTGGACGGGAAGGATCTGGTGATCCACATCCTGGAGATCCTCTGTGAGATCATATTGGCGAATGTGGAGACCTTCTCCCCAGACACCTGGATCAAGTCCCTGTCGTGGCTCCACCGGAAGTTGGAGCAGCTCGACTGGACGGTGCGCCTGAGAATGAAGACCCTCTTCGAGGGCCACTTCAAGTGTGAGGTGCCGGCCACACTTTTTGAGATCTGTAAGCTTTCTGAGGACGAGTGGACCTCCCAGGCCCACCCTGGGTACGGTCCAGGCACAGGGCTGCTTGCCTGGATGGAGTGCTGCTACGTCTCCAGCAGCATCTCCGAGCAGATGCTGTCCCTCTTGGTGGTAGATGTGGGCAACCCTGAGGAGGTGAGACTGTTCAGCAAGGGCTTTCTGGTGGTCCTGGTACAAGTCATGCCTTGGTGCAGCCCCCAAGAGTGGCAGTACCTGTACCGGTTGACCAGGAGACTGCTGGAGAAACAACTCCTGCACGTCCCTTATAGCCTGGAGTATATTCAGTTTGTTCCTCTGCTCAACCTGAAGCCCTTTGCCCAGGAGCTCCAACTCTCCGTACTCTTCCTGCGAGCTTTCCAGTTTCTCTGCAGCCAGAGTTGTCGTAATTGGCTTCCTATGGAAGGCTGGAGCCACGTCGTCAAACTTCTGTGTAACAGTCTGACCGATCTCCTGGACTCGGTTAGGTTGATCCAGTCAGGTGGGCCTTGGGCTCAAGAACAGGACCTGACCCAGGAGACCCTGTTTTTCTATACCCAGGTGTTCTGTCATGTTCTGCACATCATGGCCATGCTCCACCAAGAGGTGTGTGACCCGCTCTACGTTCTGGCCTTGGAAATCCTCACCTGCTACGAGACCCTGAGCAAGGCCAACCCTTCTGGTAGCTCCTTGCTCCAGAAGGTAAATGAGCAGCGCTTCTTGAAGTCCATCGCTGAGAACATAAGCCCCGAGGAACGGCGCCAAACCCTGCTGCAGAAGATCAGCAACTTCTGA
- the GEMIN4 gene encoding gem-associated protein 4 isoform X2, with protein sequence MTILHGGFLLAEQLFHPKALTELTKSDWERVGRPIVEALREISSATACSQPFAWKKKALIIIWAKVLQPYPVTPSDADTRWQEDVFFSVGNMIPTINHTVLFELLKSLEASGLFIQLLMALPTTICRAELERFLEHMSIDTSSKDVAFFLSVWWEMMKHKGNQQDPLLSQFRTMAHKYLSSSDEFSHPPKRFKSDPDVCPTMPLLAMLLTGLKQIQNRILCPGMKCCALANLADMLTVFALMEDDPQEVSATVYLDKLATVISVWNADTQNPYHQQALAEKVKEAERDISLTSLAKLPSETIFIGFEFMCSLLREWGEELQAMLNGSQGTNYDSYRLCDSLTSFSQNLKLYLASTSLSKEERQVVSELAECVGDFLRKTTRVLKNKGFEKDITASIAMAIIEQKMDRHMEMCYIFASEKKWAFSEEWLACLVNNRDLFREPDLVLKLLETVMEVTMTDRAIPESQIKQVIGLILECYADLSLPDKNKVLSGTLLSWGRKGLSEKLLAYLDGFQEDLNTTFNQLAQSASEQGLAKAVASVARLVILHPEMTVKKMCSMAVVNLGTHKFLAQILTAFPALRFMEEQGPNPSTTFVMSCLKETVWTKFSTPKEEKQFLELVGCLMNPVKPQGIPVAALLEPDEVLKEFVLPFLMLDVQEVDLSLKIFIQTLEANACLEEYWLQTCSPFPLIFSLCQLLDGFSKYWQLPKERRCLSLDGKDLVIHILEILCEIILANVETFSPDTWIKSLSWLHRKLEQLDWTVRLRMKTLFEGHFKCEVPATLFEICKLSEDEWTSQAHPGYGPGTGLLAWMECCYVSSSISEQMLSLLVVDVGNPEEVRLFSKGFLVVLVQVMPWCSPQEWQYLYRLTRRLLEKQLLHVPYSLEYIQFVPLLNLKPFAQELQLSVLFLRAFQFLCSQSCRNWLPMEGWSHVVKLLCNSLTDLLDSVRLIQSGGPWAQEQDLTQETLFFYTQVFCHVLHIMAMLHQEVCDPLYVLALEILTCYETLSKANPSGSSLLQKVNEQRFLKSIAENISPEERRQTLLQKISNF encoded by the coding sequence ATGACTATTCTGCATGGGGGCTTTTTGCTCGCCGAGCAGCTGTTCCACCCCAAAGCGCTGACAGAATTGACAAAGTCTGACTGGGAACGCGTTGGGCGGCCCATTGTGGAGGCCCTGAGGGAGATCTCCTCCGCCACAGCATGCTCCCAGCCCTTTGCCTGGAAGAAGAAAGCTCTGATCATCATCTGGGCCAAGGTTCTTCAGCCCTACCCTGTCACCCCGTCAGACGCTGACACTCGGTGGCAGGAAGATGTGTTCTTCTCAGTAGGCAACATGATCCCTACCATCAATCACACAGTCCTTTTTGAGCTGCTCAAGTCGCTGGAAGCTTCTGGACTCTTTATCCAGCTCCTGATGGCCCTGCCCACCACTATCTGCCGTGCAGAGCTGGAACGCTTTTTGGAGCACATGTCTATTGACACCTCTTCAAAGGATGTGGCCTTTTTCCTCAGCGTCTGGTGGGAAATGATGAAGCACAAGGGCAATCAGCAGGACCCCCTGCTCTCCCAGTTCAGAACAATGGCCCATAAGTACTTGTCCTCTTCAGATGAGTTCTCCCATCCTCCGAAGAGGTTTAAGTCAGACCCGGATGTGTGTCCCACTATGCCCCTGTTGGCCATGCTGCTCACTGGGCTGAAGCAAATCCAAAATCGAATCCTGTGCCCAGGGATGAAGTGCTGTGCATTGGCCAACTTGGCAGACATGCTGACCGTGTTTGCGCTGATGGAGGACGACCCCCAGGAAGTGTCTGCAACCGTGTATTTGGACAAACTGGCCACGGTGATCTCCGTGTGGAATGCGGACACCCAGAACCCGTACCACCAACAGGCGCTGGCGGAGAAGGTAAAGGAGGCGGAACGGGACATCAGCCTGACCTCCCTGGCCAAGCTTCCGAGCGAGACGATTTTCATCGGGTTTGAGTTCATGTGCAGCCTGCtgcgggagtggggggaggagctgcAGGCCATGCTCAACGGCAGCCAGGGGACAAATTATGACAGCTACCGGCTGTGCGACAGCCTGACCTCCTTCAGCCAGAACCTGAAGCTCTACCTGGCTTCTACCAGCCTGtccaaggaggagaggcaggtggTCTCAGAGCTGGCAGAGTGTGTTGGGGACTTCCTGAGGAAAACCACCAGGGTGCTGAAGAACAAGGGCTTTGAGAAGGACATCACTGCCTCCATTGCCATGGCCATTATTGAGCAGAAGATGGACCGGCATATGGAAATGTGCTACATTTTTGCTTCTGAGAAGAAGTGGGCCTTCTCGGAGGAGTGGCTAGCCTGTCTGGTGAACAACCGGGACCTCTTCCGAGAGCCAGACTTGGTGTTAAAGCTGCTGGAAACCGTGATGGAAGTTACCATGACAGACAGAGCCATCCCTGAATCTCAGATCAAACAAGTGATCGGCTTGATTCTAGAATGCTATGCAGACCTCTCGCTGCCAGATAAAAACAAAGTCCTCTCGGGCACCCTGCTCTCCTGGGGGCGGAAGGGTCTCTCTGAGAAGTTGTTGGCTTACTTGGATGGGTTTCAGGAGGACCTCAATACAACTTTTAACCAGCTCGCACAGAGTGCCTCTGAACAGGGCTTAGCTAAAGCTGTAGCTTCTGTGGCCCGCCTGGTGATATTGCACCCGGAGATGACAGTGAAGAAAATGTGCAGCATGGCTGTGGTCAATCTTGGCACCCACAAGTTCCTGGCTCAGATTCTCACTGCCTTCCCTGCCCTTAGGTTCATGGAAGAGCAGGGTCCAAATCCATCCACTACTTTTGTGATGTCATGCCTCAAAGAAACCGTCTGGACAAAGTTCTCCACacccaaagaagaaaagcaatttttGGAGCTCGTGGGCTGCCTGATGAACCCTGTGAAGCCCCAGGGTATCCCGGTCGCTGCTCTTTTGGAGCCAGATGAGGTGCTAAAGGAGTTCGTCCTGCCTTTCTTGATGCTGGATGTCCAAGAGGTGGACCTCAGTTTGAAGATCTTCATCCAGACTCTGGAAGCAAATGCATGTTTAGAGGAGTACTGGCTCCAGACGTGTTCTCCGTTCCCCCTCATCTTCAGCCTGTGCCAGCTCCTGGATGGCTTCAGCAAATACTGGCAGCTCCCCAAGGAGAGACGGTGCCTCTCTTTGGACGGGAAGGATCTGGTGATCCACATCCTGGAGATCCTCTGTGAGATCATATTGGCGAATGTGGAGACCTTCTCCCCAGACACCTGGATCAAGTCCCTGTCGTGGCTCCACCGGAAGTTGGAGCAGCTCGACTGGACGGTGCGCCTGAGAATGAAGACCCTCTTCGAGGGCCACTTCAAGTGTGAGGTGCCGGCCACACTTTTTGAGATCTGTAAGCTTTCTGAGGACGAGTGGACCTCCCAGGCCCACCCTGGGTACGGTCCAGGCACAGGGCTGCTTGCCTGGATGGAGTGCTGCTACGTCTCCAGCAGCATCTCCGAGCAGATGCTGTCCCTCTTGGTGGTAGATGTGGGCAACCCTGAGGAGGTGAGACTGTTCAGCAAGGGCTTTCTGGTGGTCCTGGTACAAGTCATGCCTTGGTGCAGCCCCCAAGAGTGGCAGTACCTGTACCGGTTGACCAGGAGACTGCTGGAGAAACAACTCCTGCACGTCCCTTATAGCCTGGAGTATATTCAGTTTGTTCCTCTGCTCAACCTGAAGCCCTTTGCCCAGGAGCTCCAACTCTCCGTACTCTTCCTGCGAGCTTTCCAGTTTCTCTGCAGCCAGAGTTGTCGTAATTGGCTTCCTATGGAAGGCTGGAGCCACGTCGTCAAACTTCTGTGTAACAGTCTGACCGATCTCCTGGACTCGGTTAGGTTGATCCAGTCAGGTGGGCCTTGGGCTCAAGAACAGGACCTGACCCAGGAGACCCTGTTTTTCTATACCCAGGTGTTCTGTCATGTTCTGCACATCATGGCCATGCTCCACCAAGAGGTGTGTGACCCGCTCTACGTTCTGGCCTTGGAAATCCTCACCTGCTACGAGACCCTGAGCAAGGCCAACCCTTCTGGTAGCTCCTTGCTCCAGAAGGTAAATGAGCAGCGCTTCTTGAAGTCCATCGCTGAGAACATAAGCCCCGAGGAACGGCGCCAAACCCTGCTGCAGAAGATCAGCAACTTCTGA
- the TLCD3A gene encoding TLC domain-containing protein 3A isoform X2, whose protein sequence is MLLTLAGGSLFFPGLFALCTWALRRARPAWSDSDCVMISTRLVSSVQAVLATGSGIVIIRSCSDVITDRHWLARQYVWFLIPYMIYDSYAMYLCEWYRTRDQNHRHSLTTFRNFLSKNRLMIAHHAVILFVLVPVAQRLRGDLGDFFVGCIFMAELSTPFVSLGRVLIQLKQQHTLLYKVNGILTLTTFLSCRILLFPFMYWSYGRQQGLGLLQVPFSIPFYCNVANAFLIAPQVYWFSLLCKKASRLFDTPLAKKDG, encoded by the exons ATGCTGCTGACGCTGGCCGGGGGCTCGCTCTTCTTCCCGGGGCTCTTCGCACTCTGCACCTGGGCGCTGCGGCGCGCGCGGCCCGCATGGAGCGACTCGGACTGCGTGATGATCAGCACCAG GCTGGTTTCTTCAGTGCAGGCTGTGCTGGCCACCGGGTCGGGGATCGTCATCATCCGCTCCTGTAGCGACGTGATCACGGACAG GCACTGGCTTGCCCGACAGTATGTCTGGTTCTTGATTCCATACATGATCTATGACTCCTACGCCATGTACCTCTGTGAGTGGTACCGAACCAGAGACCAGAACCACAGACACTCCCTCACCACTTTTCGGAACTTCCTAAGTAAAAACCGCCTCATGATCGCACACCACGCGGTCATTCTGTTTGTCCTTGTGCCAGTTGCCCAG AGGCTCAGGGGAGACCTCGGGGACTTCTTTGTTGGCTGCATCTTCATGGCAGAGCTGAGCACTCCGTTTGTGTCGCTGGGCCGAGTTCTGATTCAG CTGAAGCAGCAGCACACGCTTCTGTACAAAGTGAACGGAATCCTCACGCTGACCACCTTTCTTTCCTGTCGGatcctccttttccctttcatGTACTGGTCCTACGGCCGACAGCAGGGACTAGGCCTGCTCCAAGTGCCCTTCAGTATCCCTTTCTACTGCAACGTGGCCAACGCCTTCCTCATCGCTCCGCAGGTCTACTGGTTCTCGCTGCTGTGCAAGAAGGCGTCCCGGCTGTTTGACACCCCCCTGGCCAAAAAGGATGGCTAA
- the TLCD3A gene encoding TLC domain-containing protein 3A isoform X4, with the protein MLLTLAGGSLFFPGLFALCTWALRRARPAWSDSDCVMISTRLVSSVQAVLATGSGIVIIRSCSDVITDRGSGETSGTSLLAASSWQS; encoded by the exons ATGCTGCTGACGCTGGCCGGGGGCTCGCTCTTCTTCCCGGGGCTCTTCGCACTCTGCACCTGGGCGCTGCGGCGCGCGCGGCCCGCATGGAGCGACTCGGACTGCGTGATGATCAGCACCAG GCTGGTTTCTTCAGTGCAGGCTGTGCTGGCCACCGGGTCGGGGATCGTCATCATCCGCTCCTGTAGCGACGTGATCACGGACAG AGGCTCAGGGGAGACCTCGGGGACTTCTTTGTTGGCTGCATCTTCATGGCAGAGCTGA